DNA from Pelodiscus sinensis isolate JC-2024 chromosome 1, ASM4963464v1, whole genome shotgun sequence:
gagcccatgtactatttcctctgcatgctggccatcaccgACCTGGTCCTCTCTACATCCATCCTGCCTAAAATGTTGGCAATCTTCTGGTTTAATTCCAGGGAGATCCTTTTCAACACCTGCCTCATGCAAATGTACTTCATTCACTGCTTCACTGCGTTAGAGTCAGGGCTCTTGTCGGCCATGGCTTTGGatcgttatgtggccatctgccatccgcTGAGACATTCGACCCTCTTGGCGAACTCTGTGGTGGCCAAAATCGGTTTGACAGTCATGCTGCGTGGCTGCACATCCATTATGCCTGTTCCCTTCCTGGCAAGTAGGTTGCCATACTGCCGATCTAACATCATTTCCCACTCCTACTGCGAGAACATCGCTGTGGCGAAACTGGCCTGCGCTGACATACGTGTCAATAGTTATTATGGTCTGTTTGTAATCTTCTCTGTGATGGGTGTGGATATCATTTTCATCACTGTGTCCTATGTTCTCATCCTCAGGGCCATATTCAGCCTCCCCACAAAgaacgcccggctcaagacttttgggacatGTGGGTCTCACCTCTGTGCCATTTTATCCTTTTACATCCCttctcttttctcctttcttGCACACCGATTTGGCCACAATATACCTCTGAACGTCCACATTCTCCTTGCCAACGTgtacctcctggtgccccccatgctgaaccccatcatctacggggtgaggaccaaacagatccgggacaggctgctcccACTCTTCACTCATAAAGGGACTTAAAAGTTTTATGCTGGTGCTTTGCGCCTCAGAGCAATCAATCTGCAGAACTCGCTGATGCTAGACACATTTTCCTGGATCATTGACTCGGCCTGTGAGATGTCACATGACAAACTGGGCAATCTGTGTAAGGAGAACTCTTTAACTCACAGGGTTAGAATCAAAGAATCCTAGATTTCGAAGAGACCACAGGAGCCATGAAGTCTAACCCTCTGCTCAAAggaggaccaacccaactcaatcatcccagccagggctttgtcaagctgggacttaaaaacgactggggatggagattccaccacctctgtaGGTACCAAAACAACCCCTGTGGAGTCCCACATGTGTATGACCTTACAACATGACTGTgaaacattaataactactctctgagaatatttatccagccaattatgcacccaacttatagtatccccatctatattgtatttccctagtttattaataagaatatcatgtgagaccatgtcaaatgccttactaaagtctaggtatatcatgtccagcacttctcccttatccacaaggcttgttatcctatcaaagaaagctatcagattggcttgatgtgtttttctcttttattacCATGTTATTATCTTCCAAATATTTGCAGATGGATGCCTTAAGTATTCGCTCCTTTATCTTCATTTTCAAACATGATAGACAACCACAAAAGGCCCATGGTAACAAATTGATATTCATGCTAGTAAGTTGAGATCATTGATACACTGACATATTagaaaaagacacttcaccatagtaaggtgaggaaatgcaaacaaggaaaaaaggaaacagcTCCTACGGATCTTATATAACAGCCCCAGCATCATATATAACAACACTAGTGTAACAGATGATAAAAGGGACATCCAACCTAGGGGAAGCAAGAGAAGGAGACAGTGTCTTCAGGAGGTTTCAGAATGaggctgctggtgagtgtggggagggTGCCGGTGATGAGAAAGATGACAGCTAACACCTCAGTTGTTCTTGATGGAGTGGTGTGAGGACTGAGTATGCTAAATATATTAATAAACTACCTATGTACAAGAGTTCCTATAATGTGTGTGTTCCATCTGTGCCCTTCAGAGGTACCAACCACAGAATAATAAaacactgggcctgatcctgggacaaaggacCTGTCACCCTAAAGGTGGTAACTGGAAATTTCATCAGCAGTGTCAAACCAGACAACACTTTCTGTAATAGGCGGTGTAAACATAAGTAAAGTGTCCCACAAGAGCTGGACCATTCCCCAGCTTCCATCCGTTCGAAATTCGTCTAAGGACTTTCCTCGCTTTTCTCTTGTCAGGTGAAACTTTTCCCTTTGGATGTTTTGCTCTCACAGGAGACCCACAGCCCTTCACATGGCCACAAAACTGTGCAGTCACCTTCTCTCTGCCTGACTGAACTGTTCTCAGTGTCTGTAAATACCCTGTTTAGCCAAAGGAGCAGGCTTTGGAAATCCCAATGGGAGAGACTGGGAGGGattgagagggagagaaaaaaaccaaTTCAAACACTAGTCCAGTCTCTGTCCTGCTTATTGGTCATGGCTTTTGATTGTTACATGGCCATTTGCCATACCCTGAGACAGTCCACTATCCTAGAGAACTCCACAGTGGCCAAGATTGGCTTGGTCATTGTGTTGCACAGATGTATGTTGGTAATACCTTATCCCATTGTATTGAGGTGGCCATACTGCGGCACCCACATCATCCCCCAGTCTTAGCTttggtgaagctggcctgtgccGACATCGGCGTCGGTAGTTACTATGGTCTTCTCTGGGATGGATGTGGAAGTCACTTTTATTGCTGCGTCCTTCTATTCTAACTCTCAAGGCCATCGTCAGCCTTCCCACAGAGGACACCCgtctcaagacttttgggacctgtggCCCCACCTTTGTGTCATTTTATCCTTTTACACCTCAGCTCTCTTTTCCTTTCTTACACACCAGTTTGGTCACCATGTGCCCCTGAAGTTCCCCATCACCTATGATGCAAGGACCAAGTAGATCTGGGAGAGGTTGCTCTGTATCTTCACTCATAAAGGGACCTAAGAATTTGTCCTGGTGCTTTGCTTTGTTCAAAGCAATCTATCTGCAGAAGTTGCTGGTGTCAGGATGCTGGGCATTTTTTCCTGAATCACTGACTTGGTGTCAAATGGATGTTAAAACCAATCCTGAACTGACTGTGCTGTGTCAGCGAGACAAACTGGGGATTCTGTGTGTGACTTTTTAGCTCTAGGGAGAGGGAGCCCATCAGGATATCTGTGATCTGtctcagctctcaggctatggctacactgccaatttttttgcagaagaggatatgcaaatcacgttttcatttgcatatcttcttccaattctttttgccgaagaggatatgcaaatcacgttttcatttgcatatcttcttccaattctttttgcggaagaggctttgcTGACAAAAAGCCCGGTGTAAGCTTCACCAAAGCTATGGGGCTCTTATCAAATCCCAAAGGGTGGTCTGGACACTGGGGCATGCAGGTCCGGTTGTGTGTTTACCCTGATCTGAGCTTGGCACTTGGTGGCCCCGATTGATCACAGTGGTACAAATATGATGTGATTATGACATAGTTATGGTGCattcccctcaatcttctcttttctaaactaaacaaactgaattccttcagccttccctcataggtcatgttctctagacctttaatcattcccgTTGCtccactctggaccctctccaatttctccacatctttcttgatgtccagaactgaacacaatactccttcccagacagtcgcttcccattctgtatgtgtgaaactgattgttccttcctaagtggagcactttgcatttgttcttatgaaacttcatcctgtttacttcagaccatttctccaatctgtccagatcattttgaattatgaccctatcctccagagcaattgcaacccctcccagcttggtatcatctgcaaacttaataagtgtactttctatgccaatatttaaattgttgatgaagatattgaacagagccggtcccaaaacagacccctgcggaaccccacttgttatgcctttccagcaggattgtgaaccattaataactactctctgagtacggttatccagccaggtatgcactcaccttatagtagccccatctaagttgtatttacctactttattgataagaatatcatgcgagaccgtatcaaatgccttactaaagtctaagtataccacatccactgcttctcccttatccacaagactcattatcctattaaagaaagctatcagattggtttgacatgatttgttctttacaaatccatgctggctgttccctatcaccttgccacttttcaagtgtttacagatgatttccttaattacttgctccattatcttccctggcacagaagttaaactaactggtctatagtttcctgggttgttcttatttccctttttataaatgggcactatatttgccttgttccagtcctctggactctctcctgtctcgcatgattttccaaagatgatagctagaggctcagatacctcctctatcagctccttgagtattctaggatgcatttcatcaggccttggtgacttgcaggcatctaacttttgtaGGTGATATTTAacatgttcttttttattttaccttctaaaacaacccccttcccactagcattcactatgttaggagttccttcagacttctcagtgaagaccgaaacaaagaagtcattaagcatctctgccatttccaagtttcctgttgctgtttctctctcctcactgaacagcaggcctaccctgtccttggtcttcctcttgcttcttatGTATTcgtaaaaagtcttcttgtttccttttattctggtagctagtttgagctcattctgtgcctttgcctttctaatcttgtgggggttttgtgcaaaacagggttttttctaAGATTTTTATTGTGCAAAACGGCCCTGTCTACCTTGCGGTTTTtcgcgcaaaaacctcttccacaaaaggatCGGAAAAGAATATAcaaatgagagtgcaacatatgctaatgagtgctccatttgtattttctcttccGCAAGAGGGAAGTAGTGTAGATTTAGCATTTGTGTCTGGAGTTATGATCACTGGCAACATATAGGCATTTTTCACATGTGTTCTGGGTTATTCCCCTCACATGCATAAGGGTAAACCACTGTATGTTGAAGGCCCATTAAGGAAACCTAACTTTCacagccttggtctacactatggcattatttcaaaataacaagtggggCATCCGCACTACCAAGttggttaattcaaaataataactcccgcttTCCATGgtgaataatgcttatttcaaaatagttatttagaaatagcactgtgacggaccgggccgtgtctgggcaaagctgagggcgtccgctcagggcgaattgctcaacctcggggctccttacagtccccagattggtgacctctccaaacaggccacaaaccagtcccacagagcgcttcagctgcctgcctgaagccgcacgagcaaaacccctccgacaccccagcaatatccgtgccccagatggccccgggcctcatacacaggtggggggtcctagcacccaatcccacctaccccgaacaaattctgtccggttccaagaaaccagccacagatccctggtcaatttaccctctggaccttacccacaaatcacgctgggccaatcctttagcatctaacatctaaaggttttttactacaataaagaaaagcatgagagtaaggttgttaaaggatagtacattacatgcatcgaatctcccagttctcgatgcaggctgtagcagagatgttacagctgctggtttaaaagttcttgttgtgcatcctaggatcaggaggACAATGTTGCCTCTCAACCCAGCTAAGTTGCTTCTAGAGGTGGGGAACCAAAGTACCAAGCGAAGCATATTTTCTACTCATCACGGCTCATCTTCCGCCCCTCAGAAGTGGGTGCCCTGGGGTTCCAGATAAGATGCAAGGTATGTGGGTCAATAGTCGGCTCACAGAAGTGGGGCTGGAGTTTATCTGCCTCCCAGTGAACTACCGAAGCTACCCTGGACTGTGCCCAGAATCCTGCCTTCCCAGCTAACACCGTGGCgtatcctgctgcctctctcaacTGTTGTCTTTCTGCTCACAGGCCGGTCCTAGGGCAAAGGGCCTGGGACCTTCTGGAAGTATGCCTGTGAGGTTGGTTCtagagtggcctaggggatagggcatttgccttgTGGAAAGCAGCGTTGGTAGTTCAAATCCCGTACCTACTGTAGGGACCCTGTCTGCCCTCAGGCAGGAGAACCAAAAGGGAGTTGAAAGCTAAATAACAAAGCCAGTCAAgggggtatgcctagactacagggttttgttgacagatactgtcgacaaagagcatctagactacatccagttctgtcgacaaagcaagccgctttgttaacataacagtgtggacgcaaaggacagtgtagatgcaataatgccttctatcgacagaactctgtcgacaaaaggcgttattcctcgtagaatgaggtttacatacgtcgacaaaactcaaagacagtgtggacacaggtatagttttgtcgacaaaagtccaggaAGGTCTGTTCCCTCAGGGCTTCATAGCTGAGCTGCAGGGCCCACAAGGTGCTTGCCTTACAACCCTGCTCCCAACCTTCAGCAGTATTTATATCACAGCCAGGCTTCCCTCTCTGCTCTGGAATGGCTTGTAGCCCCAAGGGCTGCATCgtccctgcccttgctgcaggTTCCTTGTGAGACTGCAGACACTCCAGTCCTGGAGCATGGGCGATGTGGAAATGATCCAGCAACTGACACAGAGGTGAGGGGTGAGTCTTAGGGGGCCTAGTTACATAAGTTGGTAGACCAGTAAGGGAAGTTATGGAGCAATGGAAAAGTTGGGGCTGGGCCTCAGGGATCcacgcaatgcacagtcaacctgtggaactccttgccagaggatgttgtgaaagtcaGGACCGTAACAGGGTTTAaccaggaagggtaggaatgttgtccctagcccctgtttgtcagagactgagaatgggggacagggaagggatcacatgaggattccctgttctgttcattccctcagtgggcagctggcattggccactgttggaggaagAAAGGACACTGGGCCTCTGGTCTGACCTGCTATGGATTTTTTATGTTCCTTATCCAGATCTCTGCAGTTAGAAAAGTGCACACCAAACCAGTTAATGAGTTTTATACAGTTTGTATCCCGAGTATGCCAGGCTGACAAAGTGCAGTGCACTCAGGAAATGCTTTAATGGTTTTTTGACAGCCTAGTAAGCAATTCAGGGAAGGGAGCCCAACACCATGTTACCACACCACTCTGTTCGGAGCTGGGTCTGAGCACCAGAGCACTAGGAGAGAACTTTCATCCCTTTATGACCAAGCAGGCGCAGGATCCTGCCCCttatctgtttggtcctcaccccatagatgatggggtttagtGTAGGGGGCACAAGGAGGTACATGTTGGCAATGAGAATGTGGAAATGCAGGGGCATATTCTGGCCAAACCGGTGCATGAGAGAAGACACGAGACCTGGAATGTAAAAAGCTAAGATGACACCAATGTGGGACCCGCAGGTCCCAAaggtcttgagccgggcgtccttcgtggggaggctgaagatggACCTGAGGATCTGGGTATAAGACACAGCAATAAAAAACACGTCCAGCCCCATCACACAGAACAtcacaaagaggccgtagtaactgCTGATCTGGGTGTTGCCACAGGCCAACTTCACCACGGCCATGTGCTCGCAGTGAGTATGGGgtatgatgttggttctgcaatacggCCACCTCCTCACCAAGAGGACACAGGGCAGCACTAGCATGCTGCTGCGTAGCACCACACCCAGGCCCATCTTGGCCACCACGGGGTtagtcaggatggtggaatgtctcaggggatggcagatggccacgtagcgatcaaacgCCATGGCCACGCAGATCCCAGATTCCATCACGAagaagcagtgaatgaagaacagctgggtgaggcaggcattgaaatcgatctccctggaactgaaccagaagatgctcagcgtTTTGGGCAGAATGGATGTGGACAGGACTATGTCAGTGATGGCcaacatgcagaggaaatagtacatgggctcatggaggctcggctccctCTTCACAATGAACAGAATGGTGAAATTCCCCAAAACAGCTATTGTGTACATGGCtgcaaaggggatggagatccagacatgggctgtCTCTaagccaggaatgcccagcaggatgaaggtggaaggGTTGATGAAGTCGCTTGTGTTGGACTCTGACATGGATTAGGAAAGAAGATGTCCAACTCTGAGGCAGAACTGTGTCCCCTGAATGTGTCGTGTGttccactgacttcctgtgtgtaTCCAGGATCAACAGTTATGGTCACAGTCAAAATGCAGAAATGCCTGGATGAAGAAACATTGTTAATAAAaatctctggggatggagattccaccacctccttagggaacccatcccagtgcttccctactCCCCTAGCAAaagtgtttttcctaatatccaacctagatctcccccactgtaagttgagaccatcactccttgttctgccatcccttgctactatgaacagcctctctccagcctctttggaacctcccttcagggagttgaaggctgctctcaaatgcccgctcactcttctcttctgcagactaaacagacccaaattcctcagcctcttctcatagttcatgcactccagccccctaatcattttggtcacccttcactggaccctctctaatgtgtccacatcctttctatagtgggagcccagaactggacgcaatactccagatgtggcctcaccagagccgaataatcacttctctggatctgctggtaatgctccttcTAAGGCACcctcatatgccattagccctcttggctacaagggcaccctgttgactcgtatccagcttctcatccactgtaatccccaggtccttttctgcagaactgtgacttagccattcggtccccagcctataacaataataatatatgtagatacacctatctcatagaactggaagagaccttgagaagtcatcaagtccagtccccctccctcacagccggaccaagcactatccctgacagatttggtctctcaaggattaaactcaaaatcctgggtttagcaggccaatgctcaaaccactgagctattcctcctgCTTGGGAAtgttctgtcccaagtgcagaactctatacttgtcttttggcccaatcctctaatctgtctaggtcactttagaccctaaccctgccctccagcatatctacctgtCCCCCTAACTTAGCgtcctctgcaaacttgctgagggtgcaatccatcccctcatccaggtcattcataaagatgttgaacaaaacaggtccaagaactgatccttggggcactcagctagaaaccgaccgccaacctgacttCGAACCGTTGATCATTACCCATTCGgctcgacagtctagccagctttctatccattttacagccCATTTAAAccatccatattcccttaactttccAGCAAAAATATCGtgggagattgtatcaaaagctttgctaaagtcaaggtatatcacatccacagagccagttacctcatcatagaagctaatcatattggtcaggcatgacttccctttgtgaatccatgttgactattcctgatcactttcccctcttccaagtacttcacaatggattccttgaggatcccctccatgatttttctggggactgaggtaaggctgaatggtctatagttccctggattgtccttcttccctttttaaaagatgggcactacatttgccttttttcagtcatctgggatctcacctgatctccacgagttttcaaagataatggcaatGACATTATcaaactccctcagtaccctcggatgcattaaatctggacccatggatttgtgtatgtttagcttttctaaatagttcctaacttgttctttccccaccaaggactgtccacctccttcccatactgcattgcttaATCCATTTGTCTGGAAGTTGACCTTGACTGTGAAGACAGAGGAAATGAAAGCATTGAGtagttcagcttttcccacatcatctgtcactaggttatctccctcatccagtaagagtcccacaccctctctggtcaccctcttattgctaacatgcctgtagataacctttcttgttatccttcacatcccttgctagctgaaaTTCCAATtatgctttcaccttcctgataactcccctggattctcgagcaatatatttatactcctccctagtcatctgtccaagtttacacttcttgtaagctttctcTTTGTGTTGTAGACAACAAActcaccatagaatcatagaacactagaactggtcGGGATCTgaagagctcatcaagtccagtcccctgtcctcacacaggaccaagcaccctccagatcatccctgacaggtgtttgtccatcctgctcttaaatatctccagggatagagattccaccacctccctaggcaatttattccagtgtctaaccaccctgacaggtgggaagttttttctaatttccaacctcaacctctcttgctgcaatatcaatttttctccccctctttgtaacaccctctTAGGTTCTTGAAAACCTCTATTATAtattcttttctaaactgagcaagcacagttctttcagtcttcccacataggtcacattttctaggtgttaatcattttttgtttgcttttctccCATGGGCTCCCAGTTTGATGTTGTGGCCGAAAGGGCTACTGGGATCCTTGGATGGCTCTACAGGGGAATGGTGAGTTGGAgcaaaggaagggtttttccTCTGCACCCAGCACTGGTGATAATGCCTCCGTCTAGGTCTTTGTTACatattgcaaaaaaaaataattgaaaaccaGCAGAGGGTGCAGAAAAGAAGGTGCATAGCAATTTATTGGTGGCTGGAAAAaatgccagagagagagagactcaaagAGCTCTATCTAATCATAAGACTATCCCGTGGAGACTTGCACGAAGAGAAAACTGGGAGTATTAACAGGCTCTGTCATGTAGAGAAATGTAGAACAAGATCTAGTGTCTGAAAGTTGACATCAGACTAATTGTAGCTGCAGAGAAGGGCCAAAGGTCActcataaataaagagaattaaAAAAGAGCCAACGGGGTGAAATTGAATAGCCTTACCTATACAGCAGGACAGACTGAATGGTCCCATGGTCCCCTGAGCTCCCATGGTCCCATGGACCTCAACGCCTAAGAATCTATCTATAAAGAATGCACATTAGGCATTTGCAATTACTACATCAcataacaaaagaaagaaacttTCAGTTACATTGAAAATTTGAACTTTTAACCTCGATTAGAGAAAAGCGTTTACAAAATCCATTTTTGGactgtggatctccttgccacAGACATTGTGGGAGCTAATAGCATAGGTGAATGGAGCTCATAAATGGAGGGGTCACGCTGAACACCTTTCAGGAAGGGTGTCTGACTCTGTGAATTAAAAGAACGAATGTGCCAGTTACTTATAAGTTTTCCAAAATGTAACCCTTGGGACTGAAATTTCTCACCTTCAATGTTAGCCTCCCCTGGACCATTTCAGGGATGACAGTCCATCTGACTGCTCACGTCAGGACAAGAGAGAAGATTATTTGCCCCTAGTGAGAAATTCTTAGAATTGTTTCCAAGAGGAGCCCTAGAACCAGAGTAGTCCCCACCCTTATGCTGAAAATGCGGCTGAGTAGGTCATCTGAAAATATGGAACACCACtgagtcttaatgtccacccacacACCACTTCCTCCCCCCATACTGTGGTTCTGCTTtctctggggaggagctagttAATGTaactccctttttcctccccaggttacttggga
Protein-coding regions in this window:
- the LOC102458228 gene encoding olfactory receptor 52R1-like, which encodes MSDSNTIYFTSPSSFILLGIPGLETDHVWISVPFCIVYAIAILGNFTILFIVKKEPRLHEPMYYFLCMLAITDLVLSTSILPKMLAIFWFNSREILFNTCLMQMYFIHCFTALESGLLSAMALDRYVAICHPLRHSTLLANSVVAKIGLTVMLRGCTSIMPVPFLASRLPYCRSNIISHSYCENIAVAKLACADIRVNSYYGLFVIFSVMGVDIIFITVSYVLILRAIFSLPTKNARLKTFGTCGSHLCAILSFYIPSLFSFLAHRFGHNIPLNVHILLANVYLLVPPMLNPIIYGVRTKQIRDRLLPLFTHKGT
- the LOC102458479 gene encoding olfactory receptor 52E2-like; protein product: MSESNTSDFINPSTFILLGIPGLETAHVWISIPFAAMYTIAVLGNFTILFIVKREPSLHEPMYYFLCMLAITDIVLSTSILPKTLSIFWFSSREIDFNACLTQLFFIHCFFVMESGICVAMAFDRYVAICHPLRHSTILTNPVVAKMGLGVVLRSSMLVLPCVLLVRRWPYCRTNIIPHTHCEHMAVVKLACGNTQISSYYGLFVMFCVMGLDVFFIAVSYTQILRSIFSLPTKDARLKTFGTCGSHIGVILAFYIPGLVSSLMHRFGQNMPLHFHILIANMYLLVPPTLNPIIYGVRTKQIRGRILRLLGHKGMKVLS